From one Lycium ferocissimum isolate CSIRO_LF1 chromosome 5, AGI_CSIRO_Lferr_CH_V1, whole genome shotgun sequence genomic stretch:
- the LOC132057708 gene encoding uncharacterized protein LOC132057708 — protein MWCRAAKGSIHLLLKAFDHFSEESGKDASSKKALVAWDTMCLPKAAGGLNIIDFVTWNRAAICKLLWAMSHKKDTLWVQWLHSFYIKRQDLASMETPRQACWLFAHGGRYSIKKTSITFEQHYARPEWKNLLLSLGTLPRHNFILWLVVQNKLTTIDRLAKWNIQVLTDCVLLKSSTMETMQHLFFDCHYSKFIWKTLLSWVGITRQIGSWAEKVKWLSHQVHNNRPRSSILGFLIAASVYHI, from the exons ATGTGGTGCAGAGCTGCTAAAGGTTCTATTCATCTCTTGCTGAAAGCTTTTGACCATTTCTCTGAGGAGTCAG GTAAGGATGCTAGTTCCAAGAAAGCACTTGTGGCATGGGATACCATGTGTCTTCCAAAAGCTGCAGGAGGATTGAACATCATAGATTTTGTTACTTGGAATAGAGCAGCCATCTGCAAGCTACTATGGGCTATGTCACATAAGAAAGATACTTTGTGGGTTCAATGGCTTCACAGTTTTTATATTAAGAGGCAGGATCTTGCTAGTATGGAGACACCTAGGCAAGCTTGCTGGCTT TTTGCACATGGTGGTAGATACAGTATCAAAAAGACCTCTATTACATTCGAGCAGCACTATGCAAGACCAGAGTGGAAGAACTTGTTATTGTCATTAGGCACACTCCCCAGACATAACTTTATCCTGTGGCTAGTAGTTCAAAACAAATTGACAACTATAGATAGGCTGGCAAAATGGAACATCCAAGTTCTAACTGATTGTGTATTATTAAAGTCCTCTACCATGGAAACAATGCAGCACCTGTTCTTTGACTGTCACTACTCAAAATTTATTTGGAAAACACTACTATCTTGGGTTGGGATCACAAGGCAGATTGGTAGCTGGGCAGAGAAAGTAAAATGGCTATCACATCAGGTTCATAATAACAGGCCAAGGTCAAGCATATTGGGATTTCTGATAGCTGCATCTGTGTATCACATTTAG